From Passer domesticus isolate bPasDom1 chromosome 20, bPasDom1.hap1, whole genome shotgun sequence, one genomic window encodes:
- the SEPTIN9 gene encoding septin-9 isoform X6, with amino-acid sequence MTDAPRDAGPKQAAPARPDKPAADFGYVGIDAILEQLRRKAMKQGFEFNIMVVGQSGLGKSTLINTLFKSKISRKSVQPTAEERIPKTIEIKSITHEIEEKGVRMKLTVIDTPGFGDHINNENCWQPIMKFINDQYEKYLQEEININRKKQIPDTRVHCCIYFIPATGHSLRPLDIEFMKRLSKVVNIVPVIAKADTLTLEERDYFKQRIMADLLANGIDVYPQKEFDEDSEDRLVNEKFREMIPFAVVGSDQEYQVNGRRILGRKTKWGTIEVENTTHCEFAYLRDLLIRTHMQNIKDITSNIHFEAYRVKRLNEGQSSLSNGVADKELVANEM; translated from the exons ATGACGGACGCTCCGCGGGATGCCGGCCCCAAGCAGGCGGCGCCGGCGCGGCCGGACAAGCCGGCTGCGGACTTCGGCTACGTGGGCATCGACGCcatcctggagcagctgaggaggaaagcCATGAAACAGGGCTTCGAGTTCAACATCATGGTTGTGG GTCAGAGTGGCTTGGGGAAATCCACGTTAATCAACACTCTCTTCAAATCCAAGATCAGCCGGAAATCTGTACAGCCAACTGCTGAGGAGAGGATCCCCAAGACCATTGAAATCAAATCCATCACTCACG AGATTGAGGAGAAGGGGGTGCGCATGAAGCTGACAGTCATCGACACGCCGGGTTTTGGGGACCACATCAACAACGAGAACTG ctggcagcccATCATGAAGTTCATCAACGACCAGTACGAGAAGTACCTGCAGGAGGAGATCAACATCAACAGGAAGAAGCAGATCCCTGACACACGAGTGCACTGCTGTATTTATTTCATCCCAGCCACGGGCCACTC GCTCCGGCCGTTGGACATCGAGTTCATGAAGCGCCTGAGCAAAGTGGTCAACATCGTTCCGGTGATCGCCAAGGCCGACACGCTAACGCTGGAGGAGAGGGACTACTTCAAACAACGG ATAATGGCTGATCTGCTGGCCAACGGGATCGACGTGTACCCCCAGAAGGAGTTTGATGAGGACTCTGAAGATCGCCTGGTGAACGAGAAATTCCGG GAAATGATCCCATTTGCAGTGGTGGGCAGTGACCAGGAGTACCAGGTGAATGGAAGAAGAATCCTTGGGAGGAAGACCAAGTGGGGCACCATTGAAG TGGAGAACACAACACACTGTGAGTTCGCCTACCTGCGGGACCTCCTCATCAG gaCACACATGCAGAACATCAAGGATATTACCAGCAACATCCACTTTGAAGCCTACAGGGTGAAGAGGCTGAACGAGGGCCAGAGCTCTCTGTCCAACGGCGTGGCTGACAAAGAGCTGGTGGCCAACGAAATGTAA